The region ACCTGGCGGCGAGAACGCTTTTGCTTGGCTTTTACTACTGGCAGGTTGAAAAACAGGTTGACCTTCAACCCGTAATTGCGGCGCGGCAGCGACACATTCTCTGGTTGATCGAGCACGCCCCGGAATCGGAGATTACTCGCATCGACGAGGCGCTGATTGCACCGCGGCACAGTCCCTTGGCCGATGCGGCCGGCTTCAAACAGGCCGAACAACTTTGGCGGCAGAAGTTGAAAGCAAATAAATGTGATTTCTGTGTGTACGTGCATTCTTATTTGTTCGTTCAACTCCACGACAAGCCCCTTGCAGAGGAAATTCTGAGAGGCTATTACCGCGGCAAGCCCGCCGACCCGCACTTTCAGGAGAACTTGAGCCGGCTGTATGCTTACGGGATCTTAGGTCTGACCGGTCTGACCATCAACGCGTTTCCCGAAGCCACCGATCCCAGTGATGCTCAGAGTCCGTTTGCACGGAAGGCCAAGGCTTTTTTGCTCCATACCCATCAAGTTCCGATAATTGAAAACGCCGCCGCTGTGCTTGTTGATTTCGGAATCCGCATGCGTGAGAAAGATGCCACAGGCGATTTTACCGTCGATTTCGAAAGCTTTTCTCGACAGCTCATTCAAAGAGGTGAGCGCCTCAGTCCGGAGCGAGCGGCGTGGAATCGGCTCCGACGACAGTTGGAGAGGTATTACGGAAAACTGAGCTTGTCCAGCGACTACCTTCCTCAACTCAAGAAGGTTCTTGAGGGTCAGGAAGCGGCTCTCCAAAAGATGGGGACTGTACCCTATCGGATATCTTATCTGTCGGGATGCGCGCTGATGGCTCTTCAAGTAGGCGAACTTGACAAAGCCCAAGAATACGCCCAGGAGGGTTTGGACCTCACGAGAGGCCAGGACATCGTTTCCAGCATCTATCGGGCGAAGATGAAGATGATACTGGGCCGGGTGGCGCTTCGGCGAGGCGATATGGACTCCGCCAGGTCCTTTCTGATTCAAGCAGGCAACGAGCCCATAGGACAATGGCTCGAGAGGATGTTTCCAAGTATGGCATTGGCCAAGGAGCTCTTGGAACATGGCGAACGAGCCGCAGTCCTCGAGTATTTGAAAATCTGCGCCGACCACTGGAACAAGGGGAAGGAAGCCCTGCTCAGATGGCGAGAGTCGATTGAACAAGGCCAGGCGCCAAAATTTTCTTACGCCACTTTGGTAGAATGAATTTTGTGGAAATCGGAAAGGTCTGAGCCTGGCTTTGCTTGGAGCCGATGGAGGGGCAACCTTCCCCCAACTCCGCGTTGACGGCCGGCAGGGGTGACGGTATCAGCATTGGTGGACGGTCGTAGTCTTTCGTTGGGACTTAACGCACCGCTCGAATACGGGTGGCACCTGCGGGCGGTCGTGTCCGACCTGATGAATCGAAGCTCATCCCCTCGTAGGACGAGAAGAGGCTCTTTCGAGTCACTGGGTTATCAGGCTTTGATTTTCTTGATCGTGGTGTTCGCGCGACCCGTTTTGATGGCGACCTTCACAGCATCCTCCATGGGATCTTTGAAGGGCACCTCGATTCGGAGCAGGCCGTGCTCGTAGATCGCTTCGGCTTTGTCAGGTTTCACTGCCCAAGCTAGAGCCAGTGCTGAAACATACTCGATGTCCCTTGCTGGCGCGGTCAGGTGGACGCTGTCTTCTAGGATCTTCAGATCGATGATATCCGTTGGCGCTCCTGGGATGGCGAACTCCACTACTAGCTTCAGGTTCTCCTCGTCAGCATACGCTACTGTGTTGGGCGCAACCCTAATCCGATTTTCCGGCATACTGGCAACCCCCTTGTTGCTGGGAACAACTCAGCCTCGTTAACCCTATAACATGGTTGACTTTGCAGGTCAAGTACGACGGCCGCGGGCTGAGAGCCCGTCGCTGCTTCTGCTACCACCCATCACCTGAAACCTCTGTCCTCCGCGTCTTTTGCGATCCATATCATGCTAAACAAGTAGAGTTACTCTTGCCTCAACTGGAAATCCTGTGCGCGCGGACGACAAATCGCTTGGGTGCCGGACCCACATAATAGAAAGGGTAACAAGTCACGAGGGTAAGAACTGCATCCTCGGAATCGTCCAGCACTGAAACGTTATCGGAGCTGACCACTGCGGTAAAGTCGACGCGATAGCGGAAGGAGCCGTCCAACGTCGTCAACGTGATTTCATCATCCTTGG is a window of Terriglobia bacterium DNA encoding:
- a CDS encoding Hsp20/alpha crystallin family protein, which produces MPENRIRVAPNTVAYADEENLKLVVEFAIPGAPTDIIDLKILEDSVHLTAPARDIEYVSALALAWAVKPDKAEAIYEHGLLRIEVPFKDPMEDAVKVAIKTGRANTTIKKIKA